A genomic window from Gambusia affinis linkage group LG16, SWU_Gaff_1.0, whole genome shotgun sequence includes:
- the LOC122846130 gene encoding uveal autoantigen with coiled-coil domains and ankyrin repeats-like, with amino-acid sequence MPRDELVTLLVDFLQRLKEKSAILIKEDILEQDLEKAQEQIDLLNEKVDSLTKELQISHRHNRYLNNEKIPKLKLEIETWSSHRNQLLAEVKSYQSKVKDLQNSLKNQERDYKLQIEKIVEEKRQVTSQFTAYRLKTEKNEHEIKRLEIELSKKVNEIGLKNNEIQKEKEKSKLLETAIRELEKKLIEEENENKNLTKKLAKTPRDEAIERTRIAFEARLDFDAFAKEKQRSRMFQELLTKKDRQLNELLEEQAKRRPSPSKVKTEPETEKKRFEPTAADWRQVKRDNVALNAEIKVHMENRQKDQQQIKQLTEQLSEVKREMLFKRIEQADLKKSISKKKEDIAVVRPDVENNMKAPTENSEIRYLPPVVSNLEPPKPKLSSNRRTLRLGEGKLLPDFKDNLTTQRKPQPPSQGKPGRPPFIAGGRTGWKI; translated from the coding sequence ATGCCCAGAGATGAACTGGTTACATTGCTTGTAGATTTTCTACAACgtttaaaagagaaatctgcAATCTTGATCAAAGAAGACATACTGGAGCAGGACCTGGAAAAAGCCCAAGAACAAATTGACCTTTTAAACGAGAAAGTTGATTCGTTAACTAAAGAGTTACAGATTTCTCACAGGCACAACAGATATTTGAACAATGAAAAAATTCCTAAACTAAAACTAGAGATAGAGACCTGGAGTTCCCACAGAAATCAGTTGTTAGCTGAGGTGAAGTCCTATCAAAGTAAGGtaaaagatttacaaaactctttgaaaaaccagGAGAGGGACTACAAACTTCAGATAGAAAAGAttgtagaagaaaaaaggcaagTGACGTCACAATTCACTGCATATAGACTTAAGACAGAAAAGAATGAACATGAAATTAAAAGACTTGAAATCGAATTGTCCAAGAAAGTCAACGAGATCGGCTTGAAGAACAACgaaattcagaaagaaaaagagaagtccAAACTTCTTGAGACAGCTATCAGAGAACTAGAAAAGAAACTGatagaggaagaaaatgaaaacaaaaatctcacgAAGAAACTGGCAAAAACTCCAAGGGATGAAGCCATTGAAAGGACAAGGATCGCGTTTGAAGCCAGACTGGATTTTGACGCCTTCGCTAAGGAAAAGCAGCGAAGCAGGATGTTTCAAGAATTGCTCACAAAAAAAGATCGGCAGCTCAATGAGCTCTTGGAGGAGCAGGCAAAGAGACGACCCTCGCCCTCCAAGGTAAAGACAGAGCCTGAGAccgaaaaaaaaaggtttgaaccAACTGCGGCGGATTGGAGACAGGTAAAAAGAGACAACGTGGCTTTAAATGCCGAGATAAAAGTCCATATggagaacagacagaaagaccaacagcaaataaaacaactaactGAGCAATTGTCAGAGGTCAAAAGAGAGATGCTGTTCAAGAGAATTGAACAAGCGGATTTGAAGAAATCcataagtaagaaaaaagaagacattgcTGTGGTGAGACCAGATGTTGAAAACAACATGAAGGCACCGACTGAAAATAGTGAAATTCGATATTTACCACCAGTTGTTTCCAACCTCGAGCCACCCAAACCAAAGTTATCTTCCAATCGAAGAACTTTGCGTTTGGGTGAAGGCAAATTATTGCcagattttaaagacaatttaaCCACACAGCGTAAGCCACAACCCCCTAGCCAAGGAAAGCCTGGAAGACCTCCATTTATAGCGGGAGGCAGGACGGGGTGGAAAATCTAA